The nucleotide window ATCGCCCCCCTGGCGATGGGACTCTTCGGTGTCGCCGAGGTCTTTGCCAATCTGGAAGCACACCAACACATGGAAACCCTGAGGGTGAGAATCAGAACGCTGATCCCTTCCCGCCGGGACTGGCTCAGGGCTCGATGGGCCATGCTGCGGGGGACGATGGTCGGTTTTTTCATGGGCATTCTTCCCGGGGGAGGCCCGGTCCTATCCACCTTTATCGCCTACGGCCTGGAGAAGCGGATCGCTAAAAACCCGGATCGTTTCGGAAAAGGAGCGATCGAGGGGGTTGCCGCACCGGAAGCAGCCAACAACGCCGCCGCATCGACATCCTTCATTCCCCTGATGACCCTCGGCATACCGCCCAACGTGGTGCTGGCGATCCTGTTCGGGGCGTTTCTTATCCACGGCGTTACGCCGGGGCCTCTGCTTCTGCGACAAAATCCGGACATGTTCTGGGGAATCATCGGGAGCATGTACATCGGCAACGTGATCCTCCTGGTCCTGAACCTGCCCCTGATTCCCCTTTGGGTTCAGGTGCTGAAAATCCCCAAAAAGGTTCTCTACCCCCTGATTCTTTTGTTCTGCGTCATCGGGGCGTACAGCGTCAACAACAGCGTGTTCGACATATATGTCATGATCTTTTTCGGCCTCTTCGGCTGCCTGCTCCGAAAATACGGCTATGAGGGGGCCCCTCTGGTTCTGGCCTTCGTCCTCGGCCCCCTGTTCGAGGTGAATCTCAGGCGGTCCCTTTTGATGTCCGGGGGCAGTTTCACCATTTTCTT belongs to Deltaproteobacteria bacterium and includes:
- a CDS encoding tripartite tricarboxylate transporter permease, which encodes MDLILNNIHGVFQGFAVALQPEHLFFIFTGCFLGTLVGVLPGIGPVGAISIVLPITFQMSPTAAVIMLAGIYYGVMYGGSTTSILLNVPGEAASVVTCLDGYQMARQGRAGPALSMAAVGSFLAGTLGLVGLQLIAAPLADVALKFGPPEYFAIILVGFIFIVRLTGGPVIKSAMMACLGLILSQVGLDPVTSEQRMTFGLLHLFEGIGIAPLAMGLFGVAEVFANLEAHQHMETLRVRIRTLIPSRRDWLRARWAMLRGTMVGFFMGILPGGGPVLSTFIAYGLEKRIAKNPDRFGKGAIEGVAAPEAANNAAASTSFIPLMTLGIPPNVVLAILFGAFLIHGVTPGPLLLRQNPDMFWGIIGSMYIGNVILLVLNLPLIPLWVQVLKIPKKVLYPLILLFCVIGAYSVNNSVFDIYVMIFFGLFGCLLRKYGYEGAPLVLAFVLGPLFEVNLRRSLLMSGGSFTIFFTRPIALAILIAAFALLMIPACQAYRKHFPGRGRPS